In the Chroogloeocystis siderophila 5.2 s.c.1 genome, ACGCCTAAGGCGACGCAAAAACAAGCGAATAAAGGAGTCAGTATTTGTAAGTCTACTACACTATGATTAAGCAATACCAAAGCACTACCAAGCGCAAAACTCAACGCGGCTACCATTAAACCTGTGCGATAGACAATAACTCCAGTGCGATCACTATCAGTAATCGTAAATTCACCAAATTGACCTTGGTAAACGATTGCTTCAGATCCGGTTTGTTCCAACATACACAATCAACCGTGATATCGTTCAATTCCACCCTAACTCAAAATAATACTTGAACAGGATCTAAATAATCTAACTGTAGCTGCGATCGCGCATTCCCACAATTAACCACAATTTCTACGCAACCGTGACTACCCACAAGGGCGATCAGATTTCCGATAGGTTGATCGCTGTATGTCTCACACCCTGGTATTTCTCTTCCTTGCGCGACAACAACCCACCGTTTACCACTAACGTAGTCACCAGAAATATTTGTCACTAAATTACCAAAACCATCGATATATTGAATACAACCTTGTACGCTGGTGTCTGTGAGTATAGGATTCGGTAAGTTTAGCTCTACTAACGATGCGACATCAATTTCGTTTCCCAAATCATAAAGCGAAACTCCATTAGCAAGATGCGCGGCGACAGGTGCAAAAATATCTCTACCATGAAACGTTGCACTACTTTGTTCAACCCGCCAGTAACAGGAATTCGTTAACTCGACAGCACTTATTGCTGGAGTTTGACTTAATACACCACTCAATATCCCATTGTCAGGTCCAACCAAAAACCCTGATGCAAATTCTACTGCGATCGCGCGTCTTGTACTACCCACACCTGGATCAACGACTGTAAGATAAATTGTTCCATCAGGGAAGTAAGGATAAGCATTCATCAAGCAAAACCGCGCTGCGGCTAGATTTTGTGGAGGAATTTGATGTGTCAGATCGATAATATTAATCTGACGATGAATTTGAGCTATGACTCCCTTCATGACGCCTACGTAAACATCACTTAGTCCAAAATCTGTCAGCATGACGATTTGTGTTTTGCACATCTTCTTATACTCATCAAATCTAGTTCTCATCAAAATTCATTTGAGAAATATGCCCTAATTTTTTTGCTGCGATTTTGTAAAACTGCGTTTTCTTAGAATAATTCCTAAGTTTACTTGTTTGGTAACCCAGTATAAACCAGCGAGGATAGCAAAAGTAATTACCATAACCATAATAAGTATTGGGCGTTTTCCTAATAAATCTTCAACAACACTCGTTGCTACTGTATCAAACTGGGTAACTAAATCCCAACTATTAAACCGCTGAAATCGTCCTCAATACACTCCAATTGCACATAAAGCATGAGTTATTAATTCAGCACCTACAATCCATTGAGTTTTGCCAATCCGATGTAACTAGGAACCCATATTGATTAAGGAGATAACATAGGCTTCAAATCCCAATACCACAAAGCACAAGTAAAGTGGAATTAAAATCAAGATAATTAGCCAAATTGAATCACCCTTACGAATATATGTAATTAAATGAATAACATCGGTTAAAACATACGGCGCGTTAGGTAAAAAGCAAAGAAAACCAAAAAGCCAGGCCACCAAAACGTAGAACGATGTAAGATGCGTCGGAATAAAACAAGACTTAATCCTAATGAAATAAAAGCTAAAAATAAATTCTAACTCATCCAACGAATATGAGTCTGCAATACATATTGAAGTTGAGTTATTAAATCTTCGAGCATTATCGATTTCCTTAAAGTAGCTTCCTTTTGTTAAATAACAAAAAAGTAAAGATAGTGATTATTTCTGTTTTAGCTTATAAACATAAAAAAACGTCTAAGCACAAGAATCGCTACGTTTACTTTGAATAAATTGTGTTATTTTGAAAATCTGAATTAATCAAAGTTTGTTCTTTAAGTTTTAGGCCTTTCATGCGATCACGCTACGCATAACAATTTTCTTTGTAGAAGTAGTAAAATTAAAGGGATGTCACAGATGACATCCCTTCTATTACGCTATATCTGCTATTACTTAATCTTGAACTGCTGGGTAAAAAATGACTAGCTTTAGTTGAAGTAATTAATTTCTGCTTCGAGTTGACGGATAAGCTTTTCGTCACCTTGTGCTTTTGCAACTTCTAAGCGATGCTGTAAGCTTTTTTGAATATTGATGCGGTGGGCTTCTGCGGCTTGTTTTGCGGCTTGTTGTTTTCTGTTCATAGTGATTCGCTTAGTCTGTTATTTATGTCCTGATATTCTAACAAAGTCGAGATTCAGTAACAACTGCTACAGAATAAATTTATATTTTTTTTAACTATTCTGTCTTCAGGAGTAACTTCTAGTAAAGATGGCAAGTACTAAAGAGGGCATTCAATTGAATGCCCTAAATGCTATGAAAGCTCTCAGCAAGATTCTGTCTTAACTCAAGACAACAAATTTAGGTTACATCTTGCCTTTTTGCATGACTTCTTGCAGGTGTTGGCGGATTTCCTGTGCTTGGTCTATATCTGCTTGACGCAGCTTCTGAAATAGTTCGACACAAGGCTGCGATTGCATTTGTTGAGCGTCTTGAATGTAAGTTTCGTAGGCTTTAACAGCT is a window encoding:
- a CDS encoding SAM hydrolase/SAM-dependent halogenase family protein, encoding MCKTQIVMLTDFGLSDVYVGVMKGVIAQIHRQINIIDLTHQIPPQNLAAARFCLMNAYPYFPDGTIYLTVVDPGVGSTRRAIAVEFASGFLVGPDNGILSGVLSQTPAISAVELTNSCYWRVEQSSATFHGRDIFAPVAAHLANGVSLYDLGNEIDVASLVELNLPNPILTDTSVQGCIQYIDGFGNLVTNISGDYVSGKRWVVVAQGREIPGCETYSDQPIGNLIALVGSHGCVEIVVNCGNARSQLQLDYLDPVQVLF